The DNA sequence AGCCACCTGCATAAGCTGATCTATTATGGATTTCGTGTCGAGCCCTGAGATCAGTCCTGAAAAACTGATCCCGCTTATGTTCATAACCCATCCTCCGTCAGGCGAGATGATCCATGAATATGCCGATCATCTTATTTATCTGGGCTGCCAGCTTCAACATCTCCTCGGGGGGAATCTGTCTGATCACTTTGCCGGACGCGATGTCAACAACTTTCATAACGAGCTGATTCGTCTCCTTGTCCACCGTGAATTGATATCTCTGCTCGAATATCCTGGATATGGCGTTGAGCTGAGCTTCAACCCGTCTGAGTTCCAACTCCATCCGGTTTTCAGGCGGTCGATCCCGGTTTATCCCCGTGACCCGTCGATTCTC is a window from the Candidatus Poribacteria bacterium genome containing:
- a CDS encoding flagellar protein FlaG, with protein sequence MAVNPVKMRISPQSKLINVYQEEVKPQRRENRRVTGINRDRPPENRMELELRRVEAQLNAISRIFEQRYQFTVDKETNQLVMKVVDIASGKVIRQIPPEEMLKLAAQINKMIGIFMDHLA